One stretch of Mycolicibacterium fallax DNA includes these proteins:
- a CDS encoding TetR/AcrR family transcriptional regulator, whose amino-acid sequence MSSDNGLTRREELLNVATKLFAARGYHGTRMDDVAEVVGLNKATVYHYYASKSLILFDIYRQAAQRTLAAVHDDPSWTAREALYQYTVRLLTQIAENPEGAAVYFQEQPYITEWFTDEQVAEVREKETQVYEHVHGLIDRGIASGEFYECDSHVLALGYIGMTLGAYRWLRASGRRSAVEVAQEFSIALLRGLIRDETVRTEEPLGARVATANRAGAAD is encoded by the coding sequence ATGTCCTCGGATAATGGACTCACCCGCCGCGAGGAACTGCTGAACGTTGCCACCAAGCTGTTCGCCGCCCGCGGCTACCACGGCACCCGGATGGACGACGTCGCCGAGGTGGTCGGCCTGAACAAGGCGACGGTCTACCACTACTACGCCAGCAAGTCGCTGATCCTGTTCGACATCTACCGCCAGGCCGCCCAACGCACCCTGGCCGCCGTGCACGACGACCCGAGCTGGACCGCCCGCGAGGCGCTCTACCAGTACACCGTCCGGCTGCTGACCCAGATCGCGGAGAACCCCGAGGGCGCGGCGGTGTACTTCCAGGAGCAGCCCTACATCACCGAGTGGTTCACCGATGAGCAGGTCGCCGAGGTTCGGGAGAAGGAGACCCAGGTCTACGAGCACGTGCACGGGTTGATCGACCGGGGCATCGCCAGCGGCGAGTTCTACGAGTGCGACTCGCATGTGCTGGCGCTGGGCTACATCGGCATGACGCTGGGCGCCTACCGGTGGTTGCGGGCCAGCGGCCGGCGCAGCGCCGTCGAGGTCGCCCAGGAGTTCAGCATCGCGCTGCTGCGCGGGCTGATCCGGGACGAGACCGTCCGGACCGAGGAGCCGCTGGGCGCCCGCGTCGCGACCGCCAACCGCGCCGGGGCGGCGGACTAA
- a CDS encoding Re/Si-specific NAD(P)(+) transhydrogenase subunit alpha, producing MIIGIPRESSPGETRAAATPQTVGQLIKLGYAVVVESGAGAASSFADSAYVAAGAEIGSPWSADIVLKVNAPDDIEIALLRDGSTLVSLISPALNPDLVAKLGDRDITVLAMDAVPRISRAQSLDVLSSMANIAGYRAVVEAAHAFGRFFTGQVTAAGKVPPAKVLVVGAGVAGLAAIGAAGSLGAIVKATDPRPEVADQVKSLGGEYVSVDPNAGEVSATGYAKEMGDDYKAREAELYAELCKDVDIIVTTALIPGRPAPRIITADMVASMRPGSVIVDMAAANGGNVEGSVKDRSVVTDNGVTIIGYTDLAGRLPAQASQLYGTNLVNLLKLLTPGKDGELVLDFDDVVQRSMTVVRAGEITWPPPPVQVSAAPAAAAAAAPVEVAPAKEPMSTGRRLSITFAAAALVFLLLALSPAVLQAHLTVFALAIVIGYYVIGNVHHALHTPLMSVTNAISGIIVVGAVLQVGESDMAIAAVATLAILLASINIFGGFAVTRRMLAMFSRS from the coding sequence ATGATCATCGGGATCCCCCGCGAGTCTTCACCTGGTGAGACCCGCGCTGCCGCCACGCCGCAGACCGTCGGGCAGCTGATCAAGCTCGGCTACGCGGTCGTCGTGGAGAGCGGCGCCGGAGCCGCCTCTAGCTTCGCCGACAGCGCCTACGTGGCCGCGGGCGCCGAGATCGGGTCGCCCTGGTCCGCCGACATCGTGCTGAAGGTCAACGCCCCCGACGACATCGAGATCGCCCTGCTGCGGGACGGCAGCACCCTGGTCAGCCTGATCTCCCCGGCGCTGAACCCCGATCTGGTCGCCAAGCTCGGCGACCGCGACATCACCGTGCTGGCGATGGACGCGGTGCCGCGCATTTCCCGCGCCCAGTCCCTCGACGTGCTGTCCTCGATGGCCAACATCGCCGGCTACCGCGCGGTCGTCGAGGCCGCGCACGCCTTCGGCCGGTTCTTCACCGGCCAGGTGACCGCGGCGGGCAAGGTCCCGCCGGCCAAGGTGCTGGTCGTCGGCGCCGGCGTGGCCGGCCTGGCCGCCATCGGTGCGGCAGGCAGCCTGGGCGCCATCGTCAAAGCCACCGACCCGCGTCCCGAGGTCGCCGACCAGGTGAAGTCGCTGGGCGGCGAGTACGTCTCGGTCGACCCGAACGCCGGCGAGGTCTCGGCGACCGGCTACGCCAAGGAGATGGGTGACGACTACAAGGCGCGCGAGGCGGAGTTGTACGCCGAGCTGTGCAAGGACGTCGACATCATCGTCACCACCGCGCTGATCCCGGGCCGGCCCGCGCCGCGCATCATCACCGCCGACATGGTCGCCTCGATGCGGCCCGGCAGCGTGATCGTCGACATGGCCGCGGCCAACGGCGGCAACGTCGAGGGCAGCGTCAAGGACCGCTCGGTCGTCACCGACAACGGCGTGACCATCATCGGCTACACCGACCTGGCCGGCCGGCTGCCCGCCCAGGCCTCACAGCTCTACGGCACCAACCTGGTCAACCTGCTCAAGCTGCTGACCCCGGGTAAGGACGGCGAGCTGGTGCTGGACTTCGACGACGTCGTGCAGCGCTCGATGACCGTGGTGCGCGCCGGGGAGATCACCTGGCCGCCACCGCCGGTACAGGTCTCGGCCGCCCCGGCGGCGGCCGCGGCCGCCGCGCCCGTCGAGGTCGCGCCGGCCAAGGAACCGATGTCGACCGGCAGGCGGCTGAGCATCACCTTCGCCGCGGCCGCGCTGGTCTTCCTGCTGCTGGCCCTGTCACCGGCCGTGCTGCAGGCCCACCTGACGGTGTTCGCGTTGGCCATCGTGATCGGCTACTACGTGATCGGCAACGTTCACCACGCGCTGCACACCCCGCTGATGTCGGTGACCAACGCCATCTCCGGCATCATCGTGGTCGGTGCCGTGCTCCAGGTCGGTGAGTCCGACATGGCCATTGCCGCCGTGGCGACCCTGGCCATCCTGTTGGCCAGCATCAACATCTTCGGCGGTTTCGCGGTGACGCGCCGCATGCTCGCGATGTTCTCCCGCAGCTAG
- a CDS encoding SRPBCC family protein, translating to MPIVSKTVEVTADAALIMSIVADFEAYPQWNDEVLGCWVLHRYNDGRPSQLRLDMKVQGFEGTFIQAVYYPGENQIQTVLQQGDMFAKQEQLFSVVAMGPTALLTVDLDVETSMPGVPAMMVKKVANDVLEHLAGALKSRAERLAAG from the coding sequence ATGCCCATCGTGAGCAAGACCGTCGAGGTCACCGCGGACGCCGCCCTGATCATGTCGATCGTCGCCGACTTCGAGGCGTATCCGCAGTGGAACGACGAGGTCCTCGGCTGCTGGGTGCTGCATCGCTACAACGACGGCCGGCCCAGTCAGCTGCGCCTGGACATGAAGGTGCAGGGCTTCGAGGGCACCTTCATTCAGGCGGTGTACTACCCGGGTGAGAACCAGATCCAGACCGTGCTGCAGCAGGGCGACATGTTCGCCAAGCAGGAACAGCTGTTCTCGGTGGTGGCGATGGGCCCCACCGCGCTGCTGACCGTCGACCTCGACGTCGAGACCTCGATGCCCGGGGTGCCGGCGATGATGGTCAAGAAGGTGGCCAACGACGTGCTCGAGCACCTGGCCGGCGCGCTGAAGAGCCGCGCCGAGCGGCTCGCCGCCGGCTGA
- a CDS encoding DUF5642 family protein has protein sequence MRIGAGVPAVALTAAVLGGLLAGCGGSDSGGAEAGGTQSAVPAIAGGAPDGDLDVGRLSEAADIFPAGYVAAGLPKAVVSREEAEQLAGMHRAVPISYDPPRCRSLAEPFRMTEGSETAGIRSSEPRTISVLAARMPLPGPDPLVAPGCTKVAMNSPGSMTGTAEAIPAPQIPGAGTLATRSRIEGTEGGASRTIETYTLVAVLSPRTSVMVQGSEDPKLLGDLLVKAVAKVRG, from the coding sequence ATGCGAATCGGAGCCGGAGTCCCCGCCGTCGCGCTGACCGCCGCCGTGCTGGGCGGGCTGCTCGCCGGCTGCGGCGGATCCGACTCCGGCGGGGCCGAGGCCGGCGGCACCCAGTCCGCGGTCCCCGCCATTGCCGGCGGAGCGCCCGACGGGGATCTGGACGTCGGGCGGCTCAGCGAGGCCGCCGACATCTTCCCGGCCGGCTATGTCGCCGCGGGCCTGCCGAAGGCGGTGGTGTCGCGCGAGGAGGCCGAGCAGCTGGCCGGCATGCATCGCGCGGTGCCGATCAGCTACGACCCGCCGCGGTGCCGATCGCTGGCCGAGCCGTTTCGGATGACCGAGGGCTCCGAGACCGCCGGGATCCGCTCGAGTGAGCCGCGGACCATCTCGGTGCTGGCGGCGCGGATGCCGCTGCCCGGCCCGGATCCGCTGGTCGCGCCCGGCTGCACGAAGGTCGCGATGAATTCGCCCGGTTCGATGACCGGCACCGCCGAGGCGATCCCGGCCCCGCAGATCCCCGGCGCGGGCACCCTGGCGACCAGGAGCCGGATCGAGGGCACCGAGGGCGGTGCCAGCCGCACCATCGAGACCTACACCCTGGTCGCCGTGCTGAGCCCGCGCACCTCGGTGATGGTTCAGGGCTCCGAGGACCCCAAGTTGCTGGGCGACCTGCTGGTCAAGGCCGTGGCGAAGGTGCGCGGGTAG
- a CDS encoding Rid family hydrolase, which produces MASLTFADVVEMTSYHVGLRRHFAVFAEVKDRFLEAPHPAWTAVGVVELAVPGALVEIALTARLGTVAPPQN; this is translated from the coding sequence CTGGCGTCGCTGACCTTCGCCGACGTCGTCGAGATGACCAGCTATCACGTCGGGCTGCGGCGGCATTTCGCGGTGTTCGCCGAAGTCAAGGATCGGTTCCTGGAAGCGCCCCACCCGGCCTGGACGGCGGTCGGGGTCGTCGAGCTGGCGGTACCCGGGGCGCTGGTGGAGATCGCGCTGACCGCGCGACTGGGTACAGTTGCACCGCCACAAAACTAG
- the pntB gene encoding Re/Si-specific NAD(P)(+) transhydrogenase subunit beta, which translates to MFTLENTATAAYVVAALLFVLSLAGLSKHETSRAGISFGIVGMAIALIATIALAIKDELQPLGLALLFGAMAIGAAIGLWKAKVVEMTGMPELIALLHSFVGLAAVLVGWNGYLHIEAHPVGADAVKMAAEGMLGIHSAEVVIGVFIGAVTFTGSIVANLKLSARMKSAPMMLPGKNLINVGTLLVFVALTVWFVIDPQLWLLAVVTVLALLLGWHLVASIGGGDMPVVVSMLNSYSGWAAAAAGFLLGNDLLIITGALVGSSGAYLSYIMCKAMNRSFISVIAGGFGIEAGPAEDKDYGEHREINAEAAADLLRGADSVIITPGYGMAVAQAQYGVADLTRKLRERGVNVRFGIHPVAGRLPGHMNVLLAEAKVPYDIVLEMDEINDDFDGTSVVLVIGANDTVNPAASEDPSSPIAGMPVLTVWNADNVIVFKRSMASGYAGVQNPLFFRENTQMLFGDARDRVNDILASL; encoded by the coding sequence ATGTTCACCCTGGAAAACACCGCCACCGCGGCCTACGTCGTCGCGGCGCTGCTCTTCGTCCTGTCGCTGGCCGGGCTGTCCAAACACGAGACCTCCCGCGCCGGCATCAGCTTCGGCATCGTCGGCATGGCCATCGCGCTGATCGCCACCATCGCGCTGGCCATCAAGGATGAACTGCAGCCGCTGGGCCTGGCACTGCTGTTCGGCGCGATGGCCATCGGTGCAGCCATCGGGCTGTGGAAGGCCAAGGTCGTCGAGATGACCGGCATGCCGGAGCTCATCGCGCTGCTGCACTCGTTCGTGGGTCTGGCCGCGGTGCTGGTCGGCTGGAACGGCTACCTGCACATCGAGGCCCATCCCGTCGGCGCGGACGCCGTCAAGATGGCGGCCGAGGGCATGCTCGGCATCCACTCCGCCGAGGTGGTCATCGGCGTCTTCATCGGCGCGGTGACCTTCACCGGTTCGATCGTGGCGAACCTGAAGCTGTCCGCCCGGATGAAGTCCGCCCCGATGATGCTGCCCGGCAAGAACCTGATCAACGTCGGGACGCTGCTGGTGTTCGTCGCGCTGACGGTGTGGTTCGTCATCGACCCGCAGCTGTGGCTGCTGGCCGTGGTGACCGTGCTGGCGCTGCTGCTGGGCTGGCATCTGGTCGCCTCCATCGGCGGCGGCGACATGCCGGTGGTCGTCTCGATGCTCAACAGCTACTCCGGCTGGGCCGCCGCGGCGGCGGGCTTCCTGCTCGGCAACGACCTGCTGATCATCACCGGCGCGCTGGTCGGCTCCTCCGGTGCCTACCTGTCCTACATCATGTGCAAGGCGATGAACCGGTCGTTCATCTCCGTCATCGCCGGCGGGTTCGGCATCGAGGCGGGCCCGGCCGAGGACAAGGACTACGGCGAGCACCGCGAGATCAACGCCGAGGCCGCCGCCGACCTGCTGCGCGGCGCGGACTCGGTGATCATCACCCCCGGCTACGGCATGGCCGTCGCGCAGGCCCAGTACGGCGTCGCGGACCTGACCCGCAAGCTGCGCGAGCGCGGCGTCAACGTGCGCTTCGGCATCCACCCGGTCGCCGGCCGGCTGCCCGGCCACATGAACGTGCTGCTGGCCGAGGCGAAGGTGCCCTACGACATCGTGCTGGAGATGGACGAGATCAACGACGACTTCGACGGCACCTCGGTGGTGCTGGTCATCGGCGCCAACGACACCGTCAACCCGGCCGCCTCCGAGGATCCCAGCAGCCCGATCGCCGGCATGCCGGTGCTGACGGTGTGGAATGCCGACAATGTCATCGTGTTCAAGCGCTCGATGGCCTCCGGCTACGCCGGCGTGCAGAACCCGCTGTTCTTCCGGGAGAACACCCAGATGCTGTTCGGCGACGCCCGGGACCGGGTCAACGACATCCTGGCCTCGCTCTGA
- a CDS encoding phosphodiester glycosidase family protein, whose protein sequence is MRKPAEFLRRAAAGAAAVLLAAVTAATAGLPSAQAAGRDLLAGAIANTKGSYLVYNFGSGFPAPMLNAGGNWYEANNGGRVMIIKNASSRLTPRLLVDSHAGAQSRCERDPRARTGEGLMQASETYAPVAAWQALGAPTIAVNANFFDVRGQKGGSWKSTGCSSPLGAYVDNTRGMGKANAAVTGNIAYAGKQGLSGGNEHWTPLSTMILPVSGAPSVIAPRHGQDYDAAGPVINDLVGRGSRFVAVAGIGLLAPGDTGQLNDGGPSAARTAIAYNRQRDEFYVFQGGSYTPDQIQDLFRAMGSDTAILLDGGGSSAIVLRRDTGGMWAGAGVPKGSCDTYQVLCDSRERALPSWLGFA, encoded by the coding sequence GTGAGGAAACCGGCCGAATTTCTCCGGCGCGCCGCCGCCGGCGCCGCCGCGGTGCTGCTGGCCGCGGTCACCGCGGCGACGGCCGGGCTGCCGTCGGCGCAGGCGGCCGGCCGCGATCTGCTGGCCGGCGCGATCGCCAACACCAAGGGCTCCTACCTGGTCTACAACTTCGGCAGTGGTTTCCCGGCGCCGATGCTCAACGCCGGCGGCAACTGGTACGAGGCCAACAACGGTGGCCGGGTGATGATCATCAAGAACGCCTCGTCCCGGCTGACCCCGCGGCTGCTGGTCGACTCGCACGCCGGGGCCCAGAGCCGCTGCGAACGCGATCCGCGGGCCCGCACCGGCGAGGGGTTGATGCAGGCCTCGGAGACCTACGCCCCGGTCGCCGCCTGGCAGGCGCTGGGCGCGCCGACCATCGCGGTCAACGCGAACTTCTTCGACGTGCGCGGCCAGAAGGGCGGCTCGTGGAAGTCCACCGGGTGCTCCTCGCCGCTGGGCGCCTACGTCGACAACACCCGCGGGATGGGCAAGGCCAACGCCGCGGTCACCGGCAACATCGCCTACGCGGGCAAGCAGGGGCTGTCCGGGGGCAATGAGCACTGGACGCCGCTGAGCACGATGATCCTGCCGGTCTCCGGGGCGCCCAGCGTCATCGCGCCGCGGCACGGCCAGGACTACGACGCCGCCGGACCGGTCATCAACGACCTGGTCGGCCGGGGCAGCCGGTTCGTCGCGGTCGCCGGGATCGGGCTGCTGGCTCCCGGCGACACCGGCCAGCTCAACGACGGCGGCCCGTCGGCGGCCCGCACCGCGATCGCCTACAACCGCCAGCGCGACGAGTTCTACGTGTTCCAGGGCGGCTCCTACACGCCCGACCAGATTCAGGACCTGTTCCGCGCGATGGGCTCGGACACCGCGATCCTGCTCGACGGCGGCGGATCCTCGGCGATCGTGCTGCGCCGCGACACCGGCGGCATGTGGGCGGGCGCCGGCGTGCCGAAGGGTTCCTGCGACACCTATCAGGTGCTCTGCGATTCGCGGGAGCGGGCGCTGCCGAGCTGGCTCGGCTTCGCCTGA
- a CDS encoding alpha/beta fold hydrolase — protein sequence MKRRVLAVMLLVVLVGLGGNAVLVARTERAAEAFGGGRVLALPGPDLNVREYGPAGGPAIVLLHGYSASIQWWEPVAEALAAATGRRVIALDLVGHGGSEAPRAAQAYGAEGQAAAVRAALDALGVRRAALVGHSMGGGVATAVAEAEPERIERVVVVDTYGDTGLVAIPAMRSVVCAPVLGPAVDRFRGIDALSTSSLQTGFAADYPVPDFAYRSLQRLTHTGVCDSDAIEDLNAVRPVADRLAGLGRPVLVLWGERDVITPTGPNVARFTAAGLPPRVIAGSGHSVMVERPEEFLAAVTDFLAA from the coding sequence CTGGTGGGGTTGGGCGGCAACGCGGTGCTGGTCGCCCGCACCGAGCGGGCCGCCGAGGCGTTCGGCGGGGGCCGGGTGCTGGCGCTGCCGGGCCCGGATCTCAACGTCCGGGAGTACGGCCCCGCCGGCGGCCCGGCGATCGTGCTGCTGCACGGCTACTCCGCGTCGATCCAGTGGTGGGAGCCGGTCGCCGAGGCGCTGGCGGCGGCCACCGGTCGCCGGGTGATCGCCCTCGACCTGGTCGGGCACGGCGGCTCCGAGGCGCCGCGGGCGGCCCAGGCGTACGGCGCCGAGGGGCAGGCCGCGGCGGTGCGCGCGGCGCTGGACGCGCTCGGGGTGCGGCGCGCGGCGCTGGTCGGGCATTCGATGGGCGGCGGGGTGGCGACCGCGGTCGCCGAGGCCGAACCCGAGCGCATCGAGCGGGTCGTGGTGGTCGACACCTACGGCGACACCGGGCTGGTGGCGATCCCGGCGATGCGCTCGGTGGTGTGCGCGCCGGTGCTCGGTCCGGCGGTGGACCGGTTCCGGGGTATCGACGCGCTGAGCACCAGCTCGCTGCAGACCGGGTTCGCCGCCGATTACCCGGTGCCGGACTTCGCCTACCGGTCGCTGCAGCGACTCACCCACACCGGGGTGTGCGACTCCGACGCCATCGAGGACCTCAACGCGGTGCGTCCGGTGGCCGATCGGTTGGCCGGGCTCGGCCGCCCGGTGCTGGTGCTCTGGGGTGAGCGTGACGTGATCACCCCGACCGGGCCCAACGTCGCGCGGTTCACCGCGGCCGGGCTGCCGCCGCGGGTGATCGCCGGGTCCGGGCACAGCGTGATGGTGGAGCGGCCCGAGGAGTTCCTGGCCGCGGTGACCGATTTCCTCGCGGCTTAG
- a CDS encoding RidA family protein, whose translation MTGPRIIVPAWMRSMHDEHHFAPGILDGDLLRCSGMLGLRPDLSLPADPACPLTPRRSSPRPSKTCADCSSWRR comes from the coding sequence GTGACCGGGCCCAGGATCATCGTCCCGGCGTGGATGCGCTCGATGCACGACGAGCATCACTTCGCCCCGGGGATCCTGGACGGTGACCTGCTGCGCTGCTCGGGCATGCTCGGGCTGCGCCCGGACCTCAGCCTGCCCGCTGACCCCGCCTGCCCGCTGACCCCGCGGCGCAGTTCACCCAGGCCTTCGAAAACCTGCGCGGACTGCTCGAGCTGGCGTCGCTGA
- a CDS encoding acyl-CoA dehydrogenase family protein, with translation MSVDRLLPSAEAAELIALTRDIAEKVLDPIVDEHERTERYPDGVFATLGEAGLLSLPQPEQWGGAGQPYEVYLQVLEEIAARWAAVAVAVSVHSLSSHPLLAFGTDEQQRRWLPGMLSGQQIGAYSLSEPQAGSDAAALRATATACADGYLLNGTKAWITHGGIADFYTLFARTGDGSRGISCFLVPGDLPGLSFGKPEEKMGLAAVPTTSAFYDNALVEPDRLIGAPGQGLQIAFSALDSGRLGIAAVAVGIAQAALDEAVRYGNERTTFGRTIISHQGLGFLVADMAAAVASARATYLDAARRRDAGLPYSQHASIAKLVCTDAAMKVTTDAVQVFGGAGYTRDYRVERYMREAKITQIFEGTNQIQRLVIARGLTDSGASR, from the coding sequence ATGTCCGTCGATCGACTGCTCCCGTCTGCGGAGGCCGCCGAGCTGATCGCGCTGACCCGCGACATCGCCGAGAAGGTCCTCGACCCGATCGTCGACGAGCACGAACGCACCGAGCGCTATCCCGACGGGGTGTTCGCCACCCTCGGTGAGGCCGGCCTGCTGAGCCTGCCGCAGCCCGAGCAGTGGGGCGGTGCCGGACAGCCCTACGAGGTGTACCTGCAGGTGCTGGAGGAGATCGCGGCCCGCTGGGCGGCGGTCGCGGTGGCGGTCAGCGTGCACAGCCTGTCCTCGCACCCGCTGCTGGCCTTCGGCACCGATGAGCAGCAGCGGCGCTGGCTGCCGGGGATGCTCTCCGGACAGCAGATCGGCGCCTACAGCCTGTCCGAGCCGCAGGCCGGATCCGATGCGGCCGCGCTGCGCGCCACCGCCACCGCCTGCGCCGACGGCTACCTGCTCAACGGCACCAAGGCCTGGATCACCCACGGCGGCATCGCCGACTTCTACACCCTGTTCGCCCGCACCGGCGACGGCTCACGCGGCATCTCCTGCTTCCTGGTCCCCGGCGACCTGCCCGGGCTGTCCTTCGGCAAGCCCGAGGAGAAGATGGGCCTGGCCGCGGTGCCGACCACCTCCGCGTTCTACGACAACGCGCTGGTCGAGCCGGACCGGCTGATCGGCGCGCCGGGGCAGGGCCTGCAGATCGCGTTCAGCGCGCTGGATTCCGGCCGGCTCGGCATCGCGGCGGTGGCCGTCGGGATCGCCCAGGCCGCCCTGGACGAGGCGGTCCGCTACGGCAATGAGCGCACCACCTTTGGGCGCACCATCATCTCCCATCAGGGCCTGGGCTTCCTGGTCGCCGACATGGCCGCCGCGGTGGCCTCGGCCCGGGCCACCTACCTCGACGCCGCCCGCCGGCGCGATGCCGGGCTGCCGTACTCCCAGCACGCCAGCATCGCCAAGCTGGTCTGCACCGACGCGGCGATGAAGGTGACCACCGACGCGGTGCAGGTGTTCGGCGGGGCCGGCTACACCCGCGACTACCGGGTCGAGCGCTACATGCGCGAAGCCAAGATCACCCAGATCTTCGAGGGCACCAACCAGATTCAGCGGCTGGTCATCGCCCGCGGGCTGACCGATTCCGGGGCGAGCCGCTAA
- a CDS encoding SDR family NAD(P)-dependent oxidoreductase translates to MDITGASAIVTGAASGIGAAAARQLAAKGAIVIVADLQEERGTELAKEIGGAFVRVDVTDTAQIEEAVTKAAELGPLRALVNSAGVGWAQRTIGKDGEFASAHNLDFYKKVININLVGTFDCIRIAATAMSRNEPLAHGERGAIVNMASVAAFDGQIGQAAYSSSKGGVVGMTLPVARDLSAVGIRVNTIAPGLIDTPIYGEGEGSEAFKAKLGESVLFPHRLGQPDELASMVVELVTNSYMNAEVVRVDGGIRMPPK, encoded by the coding sequence ATGGATATCACTGGAGCAAGTGCAATCGTCACCGGCGCGGCGTCGGGCATCGGCGCCGCGGCGGCCCGCCAGCTGGCGGCCAAGGGCGCCATCGTCATCGTCGCCGACCTGCAGGAAGAGCGCGGCACCGAGCTGGCCAAGGAGATCGGCGGGGCGTTCGTCCGCGTCGACGTCACCGACACCGCGCAGATCGAGGAGGCCGTCACCAAGGCCGCCGAACTCGGTCCGCTGCGCGCCCTGGTGAACTCCGCGGGCGTCGGCTGGGCGCAGCGCACCATCGGCAAGGACGGCGAGTTCGCCTCCGCGCACAACCTGGACTTCTACAAGAAGGTCATCAACATCAACCTGGTCGGCACCTTCGACTGCATCCGCATCGCGGCCACCGCGATGAGCCGCAACGAGCCGCTGGCCCACGGCGAGCGTGGCGCCATCGTCAACATGGCCAGCGTCGCGGCGTTCGACGGCCAGATCGGCCAGGCCGCCTACTCGTCGTCCAAGGGCGGCGTGGTCGGCATGACCCTGCCGGTCGCGCGCGACCTGTCGGCGGTCGGCATCCGGGTCAACACCATCGCCCCGGGCCTGATCGACACCCCGATCTACGGCGAGGGCGAGGGCTCCGAGGCGTTCAAGGCCAAGCTCGGCGAGTCCGTGCTCTTCCCGCACCGGCTCGGCCAGCCCGACGAGCTCGCCTCGATGGTCGTCGAGCTGGTCACCAACTCCTACATGAACGCCGAGGTGGTCCGCGTCGACGGCGGCATCCGGATGCCTCCCAAGTAA